A region from the Triticum urartu cultivar G1812 chromosome 1, Tu2.1, whole genome shotgun sequence genome encodes:
- the LOC125539557 gene encoding protein RADIALIS-like 3 → MASLSMSAVWTPMQNKLFEQALAVHDRDTPDRWHNIARAVGGGKSADDARRYYELLVHDIARIEAGKVPFPAYRPPCPGPGHNASYEADRLKHLKI, encoded by the exons ATGGCTTCCCTGTCAATGAGCGcagtatggacgccgatgcagaaCAAGCTGTTCGAGCAGGCGTTGGCAGTGCACGATAGGGACACGCCCGACCGCTGGCACAACATCGCCCGCGCTGTCGGCGGCGGCAAGTCGGCGGACGAcgccaggcgctactacgagctgCTCGTCCACGACATCGCCCGTATCGAGGCCGGCAAGGTGCCCTTCCCCGCCTACCGTCCCCCATGTCCTGGCCCCGGCCACAACGCCAGCTACGAGGCTGACAG GTTGAAGCACTTGAAGATCTAG